Proteins encoded together in one Ipomoea triloba cultivar NCNSP0323 chromosome 4, ASM357664v1 window:
- the LOC116015889 gene encoding uncharacterized protein LOC116015889 produces MAAPASEVPPPDDRMADGDQQQRATKKFRTAKRSFADTVASQATFTTKETPREDAHDWAFEDPIIASDDEIDMQDKADGRPRVVFPKELRKELCQDWKLALIIKFLGKNVSFSVLNQRLLAMWGLQGRFHLIDIGFGFFVARFDNKTDYLHVLLDGPWKIFDNYLVAQRWEPDFKPRMAKLKKMAVWVRLPELSMEYFRDDTVKLILENVGKRLKLDRATAIREKGRFARAAIEVDLDKPLVTEIWVQNEVQMVEYEGLHVVCFGCGVVGHREQDCPLNQPKPQEPPPMDLNSPPSAERDETQQPPTPSPTPTSSPPAVAERPRYGSWMLVTRKPRNYNQNNNHQQAKQSQPNAKSNHNRFQALANNKERSTPNKSSSNKGKQPAQAGGNGKGKSSSPMNPPPNRRGAVPVESLVVPPNNSRNSANSSRNRGGHAGTNRGKSGNHRGGGASTSGSFPAGGNWPSNLETSGVFQFGRSTQLHNVCDTNVQGQHGPRSSTCPTPGEGGHPTSLPANSST; encoded by the coding sequence ATGGCGGCGCCGGCCTCTGAAGTTCCACCGCCGGACGATAGGATGGCGGACGGAGACCAGCAACAGAGGGCTACCAAGAAGTTTAGAACCGCAAAACGTTCCTTTGCCGATACTGTGGCCTCTCAAGCCACATTCACCACGAAGGAAACTCCCAGAGAGGATGCCCACGACTGGGCCTTTGAAGATCCGATCATCGCATCCGACGATGAGATAGACATGCAGGATAAGGCGGATGGACGACCGAGGGTCGTCTTCCCGAAAGAACTGAGGAAGGAGTTGTGCCAAGACTGGAAGTTGGCGTTGATCATCAAGTTTCTGGGAAAGAACGTAAGCTTCAGCGTGCTCAACCAACGCTTGCTGGCGATGTGGGGACTCCAAGGACGTTTCCATCTGATCGATATAGGCTTTGGGTTCTTCGTAGCCCGTTTCGATAACAAAACAGATTATCTTCACGTCCTCCTTGACGGACCCTGGAAGATATTTGACAACTACTTGGTGGCTCAAAGGTGGGAGCCGGATTTCAAACCAAGAATGGCAAAACTGAAAAAGATGGCAGTATGGGTACGGTTACCGGAGCTTTCGATGGAGTACTTTAGAGATGACACCGTAAAACTAATCCTTGAAAACGTGGGGAAGCGGCTCAAACTCGATCGTGCCACAGCCATCAGGGAAAAGGGTAGGTTTGCGAGAGCCGCCATTGAGGTAGATCTCGACAAACCCTTAGTAACGGAGATATGGGTGCAGAACGAAGTGCAAATGGTGGAATATGAGGGTCTCCACGTCGTCTGCTTTGGATGCGGGGTGGTTGGTCACAGAGAACAAGACTGCCCTCTCAATCAGCCGAAGCCCCAAGAACCACCCCCGATGGATCTTAACAGTCCACCATCTGCCGAGAGGGATGAAACCCAACAGCCGCCTACACCCTCGCCCACCCCGACGTCCTCGCCGCCGGCTGTGGCGGAGAGACCACGCTATGGGTCTTGGATGCTTGTTACGAGGAAACCAAGAAACTACAATCAGAACAATAATCACCAACAAGCAAAACAATCCCAGCCCAATGCAAAAAGCAACCATAATCGCTTTCAAGCCCTCGCCAATAACAAAGAGCGCTCAACCCCGAACAAGAGCTCCTCTAACAAGGGCAAACAGCCTGCGCAAGCGGGAGGTAACGGCAAAGGTAAGTCTTCCTCCCCTATGAATCCCCCTCCGAATCGGCGGGGTGCTGTGCCCGTTGAAAGCCTTGTAGTGCCCCCAAATAATAGCAGGAACTCTGCGAACTCAAGTCGCAACCGTGGAGGGCACGCAGGAACGAATAGAGGGAAATCTGGAAATCACAGGGGAGGTGGTGCCTCTACAAGTGGGAGTTTTCCTGCTGGGGGGAATTGGCCTAGTAACTTGGAAACCAGTGGGGTTTTCCAATTTGGCAGATCAACACAGCTGCACAATGTGTGCGACACGAATGTTCAGGGCCAACATGGTCCTCGGTCCTCTACTTGTCCGACGCCGGGGGAAGGCGGTCACCCAACTTCCCTCCCTGCCAATAGCTCCACATGA